From the Desulfovibrio sp. JY genome, one window contains:
- a CDS encoding energy-coupling factor ABC transporter ATP-binding protein translates to MSSDAPLLRLSGVGYAYPGSDRPVLADVDFTFSAGERIGLFGPNGSGKTTLLHVMMGLVRPDAGEVHYKGALAATEKDFRAVRRGVGLLLQNADDQIIYPTVLDDVAFGPLNCGLSPSRAREAAEHALDMLGLAGFGERLSHRLSGGEKKLVSLAGVLAMEPEALLLDEPTNGLDPGTRERIADILKRLGKPLIVISHDWDFLFEVTDTFYTIEAGRLVHDPHFIIHRHVHGHPLGDQAHHHHATE, encoded by the coding sequence ATGTCTTCTGATGCGCCGCTGCTACGCCTTTCCGGGGTGGGCTACGCCTATCCCGGCAGCGACCGTCCGGTGCTGGCCGATGTCGATTTTACGTTTTCGGCCGGAGAGCGAATCGGACTTTTCGGGCCCAACGGCTCGGGCAAAACCACGCTGTTGCACGTGATGATGGGGCTTGTCCGGCCCGATGCCGGCGAGGTGCACTACAAAGGGGCCCTCGCCGCCACGGAAAAGGATTTCCGGGCCGTGCGGCGAGGTGTCGGACTGCTTCTGCAAAACGCCGACGACCAGATCATCTACCCGACCGTGCTCGACGACGTGGCCTTCGGGCCGCTCAATTGCGGTCTCTCGCCGTCGCGCGCCCGGGAGGCGGCCGAACATGCCCTGGACATGCTCGGCTTGGCCGGTTTTGGCGAACGGCTGTCGCACCGGCTTTCGGGCGGGGAGAAAAAGCTCGTGTCCCTGGCCGGGGTGCTGGCCATGGAGCCCGAGGCGCTTTTACTCGACGAGCCGACCAACGGCCTCGATCCGGGGACGCGGGAGCGTATCGCGGATATCCTCAAGCGCCTGGGCAAGCCGCTGATCGTCATTTCCCACGACTGGGATTTTCTCTTCGAGGTGACCGATACCTTCTATACCATCGAGGCGGGCAGGCTCGTGCATGATCCGCACTTCATCATCCACCGCCACGTCCACGGCCATCCCCTGGGCGACCAGGCCCACCACCATCACGCCACGGAGTAG